The DNA segment CTTAGTTCATCTATTTGTCACTGTCTCTTGGTCCCAGGTTTATCTGAAGGATGACCGTTCGTCATTCTCTGCTATTGCTCATTGGGGTGCTCTCTATTGTCCCCGTGTTTTGTAGGCTGGTTGGGAGAGGGAGCTTGGGAAGGGTGTGCCACGGTGGGGAGATTGTGAGTCACCGGGATGCCTCCGGGGATGATCCCTTCCATGGCCGCAGGAAGTCCTCCGGGAGCCACGCCCACGATGCCTGGCGGGTATCTGAGGAGCACACACAGAAAGGGCCAGTGAGTCCCGGGCTGGAAGTGGCCAAGCGCTTGGCTCTGCCTGCTTTGGGTTGGTTTTTTAGGAGTTACTTTgtcacccctcacccccaacGCAAGGAGACCTCTATGTGAAAAATCTAAAGCGCGGACGTTTAATTCGCAATAAAGTCTGTTTAGTTCAATCTGGAAGTTTCCGGTCACACAACAGGACCAGCCCGTACTACATTTGGGAAATACTCTGCACAAAAAAGACATATCGATGCTTTTAATGACTTCCCAACAGGCCGTATGAAGTCCTCTTTGATAGTTAAGTGTGGCCTCCTAGGCGAGCTAGCTCCGTGCTGTCGTGGCCTGGACACAgcggcagggggagaggggagctggTGATGGGGCCATCTGATGTCGCGGGCACACAGGTCGCTGTGTGTGCAGGGACACGTGGCATTAAGCCGCCTACAGAACATACGGTTCTTAGGCAAATGTGAGTCAGTGTATTTAAACATCCCTAGGATGAAACATACTTCCTCCTCCTCAAAGGTATCAAGCCCTTTACTCCTGGCTCCCCTCCTGTAGCCTGTCACAACTGTTCAGCGCTCAAAAATCCCGGACTCGGGTGAATCGGATCCTGTGAGCGACAGCCCCTCAAGCAGAAGTATTCCGAGGGGCCACGGGGTCTTGGTCTGTCAAAAGTAAGAATTAACGCTGTGGCCTCTAAAGGACAACAGTGCGGAGCGGGAACCAGGGTCCGGCACTGATGGGGAAGCCAGGAGACCGTGAAGAAAGCAGCATAACTTCCCCCGAGTCCGGGCCTGCATGTGTGGGTCCCGCTACACGAGCTGTGTTTCTGTGTCCCCGGCCCCGGTGGTTAGAGCGGTGGTTTGCAACAGGGGATGTTAGGCAACAGCTAGAGCCATTTCCGGTTATTCCGGTTGGAAGCTCGAGGCACTGGTGGAGGGCAGGGCCTCTGCTGCACACCCCACGATGCACGGGACAGGTTCCCAGGAGAGAATGATCTGGCCTGGTATGTGGATATTGCCAGGGATGGGGCAACTGTGCGTTCCAGTAAGCAAGACAAAGACTCCCTTCTGGAGTGCTCAAGGCTGCGGCTCCTTTATGAAGCAGGAACAGTGATTCTGTGAGCCCAGCACGGCGGGGAAAAAGAGAGCCAGGGGAAATGACCACCAGTGAAATTCTGCTCCCTTCTAAGGGGCCGTGGCTCGTGTCCCCGGAGCAGATGCCCCTGCACTGCCTCCATCACACATGCCCCGGGCCAAGCTTTCTCGTCACTGAGAACCCGTGTGTTGCGGGCACTCTCCCCAGTCGAAagcaccaggctctgggccagaGGATTCAAACCAGAAAGAGTCACCAACATGCCCTTTCACTTGAAAATCTTTCCAGTACCTTTTCACCTAGAAGCCCTCTGGTTTTGCAGTGGCCTGGAATGCAGTGGGGGTTCTTGCAGTGATCAGACCCACTCCTGCTCCCTTTATAAATAGGAGCCCGGACTCGAGGCTGCATCCGAGAGTTGTGTTTGCTCCATAGAAATTGGGCATCGGGACGAAGGACTGTAGAGATCATGCCGGGAGCACTCAGGTCGGGTAGCTGATGCCactctcctcccatctcccctgAGCGGCACTCCAGCCTCGGCCAGTGCCATCCCGCTCCTCACCTGTATGTGGCGCCGTTGAGCTCCGGATGAATGGCTTGCTGATCTATTACTGACCAGGGAGCTGTTGTGACAAAGAATTCCTTGTTCACACAGTTTCTTAAGCTTTCGGGGATGCGACCTGGAACACGATGATTAAAATGAATcctatgtgtttttaaatttttttttttttttttttaatgtttgtttatttttgagagagacagagacagaatgcgagtgggttggggcagagagagagggaggcacagaacccgaatcaggctccaggctccgagctgtcagcacagagcccgacgcggggctcgaacccacgaaccatgagatcatgacctgagccgaagttgggtgcccaaccgactgagccactcaggcgtcccagaATCCTATGTGTTTTGTAAGGAGTGAGTTAAATATTCTACTTCGTAGCTGGTACTGGTGAGAACCACCAACTGACGGTAGTCTGACTGTAAAGTCTCTTTATAATAAGAGGGCTGACCCTTCAATTTTCAGAAAATGTGCCGTGTTCCAGGGCCCACACACCAAACTCTTCACCCCAGACCTCAGCCAGAGCACAAAGGAGCTCGGGGTCCCTCCACAGTTCGCATGCTTACGATGGCCAATGAGAGAGGAAATCGGTTTTGTCTGAAATTCAGTTCAGGGCTCGAATAAACTGTGTCAATTCGTTCAAAATGGAATCAACTTGATCCCTAAACTCTCTCTGCCCGTCACAAGCCTCCGTCACccctcccgtgtgtgtgtgtgtgtgtgtgtgtgtgtgtgtgttaccggTACCAGGAGCACCTGAACCGCGGGGGGCTCACGCCAGGCGCCGGCTGCAAGGGGTGCAGAGGGAGGGCTCACCTGTGATGGCCCGGCGGATCTCGGTGGCGGCTGCCTCCCGCATCTCTAGTGAGGCTTGCTCACTATACCAAGCTGTGTGGGGCGTACAAATGAGATTCGGTGCATCTTTCAAGGGACCCTGAGCAAAGCTGGGCAAATGTACAAAAACGCAGCAAATGAGAAAACGTGCATATCAACCCCTATCCTATTCGTCAGAAGGGAGCTCCCGCCCGGGTGGAGGATGGGCTCTTTGGCTTGTGTAGAGGAACGTTGGGTAGTATGTCTCCTAAAGGCTGGGAGTTTAAGAACATACCAAGACTCTTACAAGGGGTGTCAGGAGTAATCAGGGACTCAGAACGGAGGAGGAACCATCTACGCAGGACTGGCCAGCCGGTCTCTAAGAATCAATGGCCCAGGGGACAGAGGAAGCCTCGGCCGACCAACACACCATTCTTCTTCCTTTCAGGCGCCTTCTGCCTCCCCCCGGGGGCCCCCTGGCCCTCCCACGCTCGCTTCAAGTACAGCGTAGCCCTCAGGACAGAGGCCGGAGAATGTGTCTCCTTTCCTGCCCAAGGAGCTGCTTCTCTGGGAAAGTGCCCCAAGTTcacggtgggggcgggggcagccagGTATAGAAGTGGGCCCTGGGAGTTCCTGGCGTGAGGCCGGGAGCCGGGGTAACACGCGTGCCAGCAGCCCGCCAGGCTCACCTGAAAGGCTCCGATTCGTGCACGTCGAGGGCTGCCCCTCGTATCCTGCCTTCCTTGAGGGCTTGCGCTAAGGCCTTCTCGTCCACCAGCCCGCCGCGGGCCGCGTTCACTAGGAAAGCTCCTTGCCTCAtctgtgggaggaaggaagagccGTTAGATGCCACCGCGCCGGAAGGCACCTGTACTGCGGTTTCGAGACGCCAGCCGCGGCCCAGAGGAGTCCTGTCCACCTGGCTACTGAACGCGTGTGCAGCACTTGGGAGGAAGGCAGTGTGGTGTCTCGGCGACAGCTGGAGGCAGCTGGGTCAGTTTCTGCCGATCCTGAGAGAGGGCCGGAGGGCAGGCCGGTTGGAGCTGTGACCTGTCACCTGCCTGTCGCTGCCTGGAGGCCAAACCTCATTAAGGCAGGTCCCTGCTGGGTAGCTCCTGCCAGTCCCAGCTCCACCTGGCCCATCCTGCCGAGGGGCCTCACCTGGCTTCTCATTCACGTCTTAGGGGACTGTCTTCCTTTTTTGCCAGTGTGTCCGCGGACCGTTTCCCGTCCCCCTTTTGGTTCTGATGGACGTTTCCGGGGGCTGAGGGGACCTAGGTCCCGTTACCTGCTTTATAGTAAAGTCATTGATGAGGTGGTGGTTATGTTCGTTGAGATTACAGTGCAAGGAGACACAGTCGCTCTGGTACAGTAAGTCCTGCAGGGTGTAGACCCTCTGTACGCCCAGGGACCGCTCTATCCCATCCTGCAAGTAGGGGTCATAAAATAGGACGCTGAATCCGAAGGCCTTGGCTCGAACAGCAACCGCCTGCCCCGTGCGAcctgtgcagagagagagagtccggGTGAGCGAGTGCACGGCGCTCCGGGTGCCAGGCCTTGCGTGGGCCCCGGCGTCGCTGCCTCCGCTATTTCTGGGGGCCGGAGCCGGCACCTGGACCCAGCCCTGTGCCCAAAGCTTGGGGACGCTGCAGGCTTGCGCTGCTTAGCTTAGTGGGGCTGCAGGGGGTGGCCAGCTTCCTGGGTGAAGAGGAAAGGGCTTATGGCTTGTActggcatcctttttttttttttaacttcctgttACGTGCATTTTAAACCCAGAAAGAGTGTTCTAGTGAACTCCACCTACCCCAGCCATCAACGATATCCTCACGGTCACGAATCACCCCTCCCCTCTGTTTCCGTGGGCACAGCAGGCTTCCTAACCCGGGCTTGCTTTCTCTAGACATCGAGGGCAGGAGCCGGGAACGTCCTCTTGCCAATTAGCACTGGGTTTGCTCCCGGAAGGGGCAAAGCGATCAACGCGAACCAGGGGAGAGCGGCCTGGACACAAACTGGCGAGGGGAACCGCTTTGACgggcggtggggggtggaggCACGTCCCCGTCGGGCTAATTCTCAGGTGTGCGGGGGTGCCCCGACCCGCGGGGGAGGCCCCACGCCCCTCTCTAAGCAGGTCAGAACCCCGTACCACCTACCGGGACACGGAGGCCTCCCTGACTCCCACGTGGCAGTCATTGGCACAAACCCCCCGAACCCCAGGGGCGGCGAGCGAATCCTGCTTCCCGGAGCGGTTTTCAGCTTGAAAACGCAGTGGTGTGAGTGATGCTTGCACGGACTCGGGCGGGAAGTGTGCACAGT comes from the Panthera uncia isolate 11264 chromosome D2, Puncia_PCG_1.0, whole genome shotgun sequence genome and includes:
- the CTBP2 gene encoding C-terminal-binding protein 2 isoform X1 yields the protein MALVDKHKVKRQRLDRICEGIRPQIMNGPLHPRPLVALLDGRDCTVEMPILKDLATVAFCDAQSTQEIHEKVLNEAVGAMMYHTITLTREDLEKFKALRVIVRIGSGYDNVDIKAAGELGIAVCNIPSAAVEETADSTICHILNLYRRNTWLYQALREGTRVQSVEQIREVASGAARIRGETLGLIGFGRTGQAVAVRAKAFGFSVLFYDPYLQDGIERSLGVQRVYTLQDLLYQSDCVSLHCNLNEHNHHLINDFTIKQMRQGAFLVNAARGGLVDEKALAQALKEGRIRGAALDVHESEPFSFAQGPLKDAPNLICTPHTAWYSEQASLEMREAAATEIRRAITGRIPESLRNCVNKEFFVTTAPWSVIDQQAIHPELNGATYRYPPGIVGVAPGGLPAAMEGIIPGGIPVTHNLPTVAHPSQAPSPNQPTKHGDNREHPNEQ